GTGGTCTCGAGAACATCCACGACAGTATCAAGGCATTTTCTGAAACCCAATTTACGGAAGATCTCAACAAGTTCGACATACCAACCCTCCTGATGCATGGTGAGGATGATCAGATCGTGCCGATAGACGATTCATCGAGACGCTCTGCAAAACTCATCAAAGGGGTGCAGGAAATCTACTATCCGGGGCTGCCTCATGGCCTCACTGCTACGCATCCGGACCGCGTAAACGCTGACCTGCTGAAATTCCTGAACTCCGTTCAGAAGGCCCGCAAGACCGCAGCCTGATCCATCTGCTTCACCGCCGGAGATTGAGGAACCTATGTGCGGCACGCAGGGGAACGGAGTTTTCGCGATTTCTTCCGATTGCCACCGACGAAGGAGAATCGCAGCCAGTTGGTGGACCCTGCGTGTGGCACATAGGGAAGGATCCTAAGTGGAGTATGGGCTTGAATTTTCGAGGAGTGGCAGGATAAGAACGAGTAGCAGTTGCTATTTCAACCAGGCTGCCGGTGCCGCCTAGAGCCCCAACCTTCGCGTGTGTCTGCGTCGCAGCCACCAGAGCAGGCTGATCAGAAAGATGATCGTTGCTAGAGCCAAGCTTCCATGCGTTAGCACGGACTCGATCGCATGCCCAAGAAAATAGGCTGAAGTTGCGACAACCGCCACCCACACGATTGCTCCCAAAGCATTGAAGATCAGAAAGTGTTTCCAGGGCATCTTGAGCGTACCTGCAAGCGGTCCGGCCAGGACGCGAAGCCCGGCGATGAAACGTGCGAAGAAGACGGCAACGGCCCCACGACGGCGAAACAGATCCTCTCCTTTGCGAATTGTCGCTGGGTCGATATGAAAGATCTTTCTATATCGTGCAAGCAGAGGAGAGCCGGCGTATCGGCCAAGAGCGAAGCCGAGATTGTCGCCAGTAATTGCGGCAAAGATAGCTACCAGTGCGACTAAGACGATATTCAGTTGATGCGTGGTGCGGGACAGGACACTGGCTGTGATCAGAATGGTTTCACCGGGAAGTGGTATCCCGGCGTTTTCCAAGAGGAGCCCCACGAGAACGGTCAAGTAACCGTACTGCAAGAAATAGTAAGAGAGGTGCTCCAGGACCCAATGTGCCACGATGGGTAAGTTGCATCTTTACTACATGCGGGTTGTGCTCGCGCGAATCTCGAATGGACAAAGGCTTGGCTCAGAATCGAAACAAGATATTCAGCGCAACCGACTTGCCGGGCCCGCAGCGGCATGGATCCTCTACCTGTGGTCGTTTCCAGAAGATAGTTTCTCCATTACTGCAATCAGTTCTCTTAGCTCTACGCTCGGACAGGGCAGAGAACTCCGATGGGGGACGGTAATATTCCGGGTCAGATCCTGTCAGTCATCGATCGGAGAAGATCCACAAGCTTGTCAAAAGAGCCGCCATAGCCTTGCGTGAGACTGCCAGACGAGCATAGTCCGACGAAATATTCGACTTCCTCTGGAGTTGCACCGAACGGGTCGGCATGCAAAGTCACTGTTGTTTGACCTGCTTCGGTGGCGAAGCTCACATCATTTTCAATTTCAAGAGGGCAGAGTTCACTGAACGGGGCTCGTGCGATGCC
This portion of the Terriglobales bacterium genome encodes:
- a CDS encoding DedA family protein, giving the protein MAHWVLEHLSYYFLQYGYLTVLVGLLLENAGIPLPGETILITASVLSRTTHQLNIVLVALVAIFAAITGDNLGFALGRYAGSPLLARYRKIFHIDPATIRKGEDLFRRRGAVAVFFARFIAGLRVLAGPLAGTLKMPWKHFLIFNALGAIVWVAVVATSAYFLGHAIESVLTHGSLALATIIFLISLLWWLRRRHTRRLGL